The Niabella beijingensis genomic interval GCAGCGGACTGGTGAATTTCTTCTCCATTTCATTGGTCAGCCAGTCCACTTTCTTCTGATCACTGATGTATTTAAATTCAATGCCTACATGTCCGGCATAGCATTTCTTCAGATGGGATAAAATATTCCGGAGCGTGGTCGTACCCAGGCCGATGAGGCTGCCGGCTTCATAGGTGGTATCCAGGTCAGCTTCCGACAAACCAAAAAAGGGAAGATCGAGATTGGCGCCGCGGTCTATGCGTTTTTTTATGGGGTTGGTATCTGCCAGCAAGTGCCCCTTGTTCCGGTATCCCAAAATAAGCCGGTATACCGCGATTTCCTTTCTCCAGTCAGCCGCAGCAGTTCCGCTTCCTGCTGCAACAGCCGGCGCGCCGTTCTTTTGTGCCAGACCGTTACCAACCGCAAAGTCAAATCCTTCAAAAAATTTTTTTAATTCGGTGTCTACGCTCTCCGGGTTATTTACAAACTCTTTGTACATGTTTTCAATAAATTCGGGAGAAGAGCTTGTAATGTACGAAAAATCCTTCATTGTAAATCAGCTATTTATATATTATACTATCTTATTTTATCGTCTGGATGCCTGCTTTCAAAAATTGCCCCACAAGATACGCAATATTTATGCAATCGCATCGTTCTATTTTTTGATTTTAAGTTATGTTTAGTGAATGGCGAAAGGGACTTCCGCCGTATTGTAAAGAAAATGGGAAGAATTTTCCGATATTTCATTTATTTCTGTTACCTTTGCCGTCCAAAAAAAAAGATCCATGGCGAATCATAAAGCTACAAAGAAACATGCACGTCAGGCCTTAAAGCGTCGCGACAGAAACAAGTATTATGGTAAAACTACCCGTAATGCCATTAAAAATCTGAGAGCTGCTGAAGGTAGTGACGCGAAGGGACAATTACCTTCCGTGGAAAGCATGATCGACAAATTAGCGAAAAGGGGCGTTATCCACCGCAATAAAGCCGCTAATTTAAAAAGCAAGCTGGCTAAAAAAATCAACGCAGCAGTAGCAGCGTAATTAAAGATAATCCTGTTTTAAGGAAATAAAAAAGGAAGAGCATCCACTCTTCCTTTTGTTGTTCTAACTATTTTTCTACCGTGCCTGGTTATAGGCTTCCACGGCATTCTTCACACTCTTATTCTCCAGCAACAGCTGCTTGGCCTGCTCGTAATCCTTCAGCCCGGTCTTCTCCATTACCATTTTTGTACCCCGGTCCACCAGCTTTTCGTTGGTCAGCTGCATGTTCACCATACGATTGCCTTCCACCCTTCCCAGCTGGATCATCACCGTTGTGGAGATCATATTGAGCACCAGCTTCTGGGCCGTACCGCTTTTCATACGGGTGCTTCCTGTTACAAATTCAGGTCCCACGATCACCTCTATGGGGTAATCGGCAACAGCGCTTACAGGCGCATTGGGGTTGGAGCTGATGCTGCCGGTAATGATACCGCGTTGCTGGCATTCCCGCAGTGCACCGATCACGTAAGGAGTGGAGCCGCTGGCGGCTACTCCCACTACCACATCTTTCTCATTGATCTCATAAGCCTCGAGGTCCTTCCAGCCCTGGGCTTCATCATCTTCAGCATTTTCAACCGGTGTGGTAATGGCCCTGCTGCCGCCTGCAATGATACCGATCACAACACCCATTGGTAACCCGTAAGTGGGCGGAATTTCACTGGCATCCAGGATGCCCAGGCGGCCACTGGTGCCGGCGCCGATGTAAAACAGCCGCCCGCCGTCCACCATGTTTTCCACAATGGCTTCAATTAACTTTTCAATATTGGGAATTACTTTCTGTACTGCCAGTGGCACTTCCTGATCTTCCTTATTCATGGATGTCAGCAATTCCAGCACCGACATCTTTTCCAGGTGGTCATATTTGCTAGCCTGCTCCGTAATCTTTTCTCCTGCCATATATATCCGATATAAATTTCTTTTAAAACAATTCAGGAATGGTACTCAATCAGCCCTTTCATCGGCTTCTGAAGCACTTTTCCCAACTCAAAGCTGTAGCTGTTACAAAGTTCTTTCAATACATCTTTAAATCCGAATGCAACACTCCCTACAAAACTGATGGGATGTTTCCAGGCTTCCTGGAATTTGCAAAGGTGCGTAAAAAAGAAATCATTCAGGCCATCTTCGATAATATTCTCCACCATGTAGTGTCCTCTGTTCTCCGCAAGGAATTTTGCAAACCCCGCAAGATAGCGGTTCGGAAGCGGTTGTTTGTACACCCGTTCCAGGATCTCCGTGGCATTGGTAACATAGGCCGCGTCAAAACGGGCCCTCAGATCCTCGTCGAACGTATTGTATAAAAAATACTGGATCACTTTCCTGCCCAGGTAGGCGCCGCTGCCTTCATCACCCAGAACATAACCCAGCCCCGGGCTGTTCTTCTGGATCTTACGCCCATCATAATAGCAGGTACTGGAGCCCGTGCCCAGTATACAGGCGATGCCCCTGCTCCGGCCGCAAAGCCCGCGGGCCGCGCCCTCCACGTCGTGCCACACCTGTACTTTCGCATCCGGGAACAGGCGGCGCAGGCTTTTCTGCACCAATTTGCGGTTGTCCGGATTCAGACAGCCCGTACCATAATAAAATACCTCCTCCACTGCCACATTTTTCAACTTCGGGAGCAGTTCTTTGTTCAGCAGCTCCACGATCTGATCTCCGTTCAGAAAATAGGGACTCACCCCGCCGGTAAGAACGGTTTTTGTTTTACCATTGTTTAGAAGACACCACTCGGCCTTTGTAGAACCCGCATCTGCGATAAGTTGCACTCTTGACATTGAAACTGTAGTTTAGTACGGAGCTGTTACCAGAACGAGTCTGTTCCGCAGTAATAAGTGCCAAAAATAACCTATTTATAAAATAATCAGAAAATGATTTGATTTCTACAATAAACAGCAAAGATTGGCTATTTTGCAGCCTCTCATAAACAGAATGAATGAAAAAGAAATTTGAGGTCTGGCTGCCCTTATTATTTTCCCTTGTAATGATCGTTGGTATGTTCATCGGATACAAACTCCGCGGAGCCCAGCCCAACGGAGGGTTTGCCACGTCCCGCCGCAGCACCTCACTGGAAGAAGCCTTGGAGATCATCCGGCAGAAATATGTAGACTCTGTACGGATCGACACCCTGGAAGCCAATGCCATCCGGGAAATGATGAATGAACTGGACCCGCATTCCGTATACCTCCCCCCTGTTGATCTGAAGGAAGCCAATGAGGAGCTTTCCGGAAAATTTGAAGGCATCGGCGTGGAGTACAACCAGATCCGCGACACGGTAAATATCACTTTTGTATTAAAGGATGGCCCGAGCGAGAAAGCGGGACTTAAAATAGGCGACCAGATCATAAAGGTCAATGATTCCACAATTGCCGGCAGAAAAGTGACCAGTACTACAGTGCGTAACCTGATACGGGGAGAGAAAGGAACATCGGTAAACCTCCAGATCCGGCGGGATCAGCAACTGCTGACGATTCCCGTGACACGTAACAATATCCCCACCCCCACACTGGTGGCATCATATATGATCAATAACAAGGCGGGGTATATCAAACTCGATCGTTTTGGCAGCACTACCTACCGTGAATTTATGGAGGCTATGGAACGCCTGAAGAAACAGGGACTTACCGAGCTCGTGCTGGACCTCCGCAGCAATGGGGGCGGCTATATGGACCAGGCCATTGATATCGCGGACGAGTTCCTGGACGGGGATAAACTGGTGGTGTATACGGAAGGTACCAACAGCCCCAAAAAAGAATACCGCTGCAAACGCCCGGGCATATTCGAAACCGGGAAGCTCACCGTACTGGTGGATGAACTCTCTGCCAGCGCCAGCGAGATCCTGAGCGGGGCTTTGCAGGACTGGGACCGGGCAACCATTGTAGGCCGCCGGACCTTTGGAAAAGGGCTGGTACAGGAAATATTCCCCCTTAGCGACGGTTCTGCATTAAAACTGACGGTTTCACGGTATTACACACCGCTGGGCCGCAGTATACAGCGGCCTTACAACAAAGGAAAGAAAGTGTATATGGATGACATCTGGGAACGTTATGCCAACGGCCAGGCCTATTTTGCAGACAGCAATAAAGTAAACAACGGCAAACAGTATAAAACACCCGCAGGACGCTTTCTTTACGGAGGCGGAGGCATCATGCCGGATATTTTTGTAGGATTGGATACCTCACGTACTTCCAAGGAGATCAATAAACTTTTTTTCAACGGTACTTTTACCGACTTTGTGTTCCATTACTATCTGGAAAACCAGCAGCTGATGGATCCCTACTCCTCGCCCATTTCATTCTCGGAGGGATTTGACCCCGAAAAAGCAATGTGGCAGCAGTTTGTAAGCCGTGCTCAAAAAGATACAATAAATCTGACCTATATCCCCGAAGCGGAAAAAGCAAGGGTAGCCAACCGGATGGAAGCCTACCTGGCGCGCTTCAAATGGAGAGACTCCGGGTATTACCAGGTGCTGAACTTGAGAGACTCCGTAGTATTAAAGGCGGTTGACTTCTTAAAAACAAAATAAGATGGAGATCAAAAATAATATACTGGAAACCATTGGCAACACACCTTTGATCCGTTTGAACAGGATCACCAAAGACCTGCCCTGTACCGTATTGGCCAAAGTAGATTATTTTAATCCCGGCAACAGCATCAAGGACCGCATGGCCCTCAAAATGATCGAAGTGGCAGAAGCAGAAGGCCATTTAAAACCCGGCGGTACCATTATTGAAGGCACCAGCGGCAATACCGGTATGGGGCTTGCCCTGGGAGCGATCGTGAAAGGGTACAAATGCATTTTTGTTACCACCGATAAACAATCGAAGGAAAAAGCCGATGTGCTGAAGGCTATGGGTGCGGAAGTGATCGTATGTCCTACAAATGTGGAGCCTGATGATCCGCAAAGCTACTACAGTGTAGCGGCCCGCCTGGCAAAGGAGACACCCAATTCCTATCATATGAACCAATATGATAACCTGGCAAACCGGCTGGCTCATTACGAGACCACTGGCCCGGAGATCTGGAGACAGACCGACGGAAAGATCACCCACCTCGTGTGTACCGCCGGAACCGGTGGCACCATCACCGGTACTGCACAATATCTTAAAGAACAGAATCCGGAAATACAGGTTTGGGCGGTGGATGCCTATGGCTCCCTGCTTACCAAATACTTCAACACGGGAGAGGCGGATATGAACGAGGTATATCCCTATTTCAGTGAAGGTTTTGGTGAAGACTTTGTACCTAAAAATTACGACATGCGGGTGATTGATGCCTTTACCCAGGTGACCGACCGGGATGGCGCGATCATCGCGCGGAAACTGGCAAAGGAAGAAGGGCTTTTTTGCGGGTACAGTGCCGGAAGTTGTGTCAGTGGCCTGATGCAGTTAAAGGACCGATTAAACAAAGACGACCTGGTGGTTTGTATCTTTCATGATCATGGCAGCCGGTATGTGGCAAAAATTTATAACGACCAATGGATGATGGAACGCGGGTTCCTGGATGTGAAGTCCTTCAAGGATATTATCAGCGGCCGGCCGGCGGGCAACCGTCTTATCACTGCAGAAGCAGCGCAGACCGTAAGCGAAGCTGTTGAACTGATGAGGCGGTACGACATCGAATCCATCCCGGTCTTTAAGGACGGGGATATGATCGGGTCTATCAGCGAAAGCGGCCTGTTCCAGAAACTGTTTTCCAATACCGAATTAAAGCAGGAAAAGATCGAACAGGTCCTGGAGCCGGCGTTCCCGGTAGTCGACTTCAATACGCCGATCGAAAAATTAAAATCCCTTCTGAATAAGGACAATGGTGCGGTGATGAGCAAAGATGAGGCCGGCAATTACCACATCATCACCAAGTATGATGTATTGCAGGCACTGGGAAGTTAGTACGGCATACCCATTACGATGATCTAAATTAAAATCCGGGAAAACCGGTATCCCACATAGCCGGAAAGAGCGCAAAAAAGATTATTTTTGCGCCTCACTATAAACCTCTTTTATGAAAGTTGCAAATCCAACCGGAAAAACATTGGAAGAATTGCTGGATAAATTGGCTCCCCACTACCCCGGCGCCAAAATAAGAAAACCTTTTCTGGGTATCGGCCCCAAAAACCTGATACTTCCGTCCGGCAACATGAAACACGTGGTACGGCCGGCGAAGAGCAATCTTGTTACCGACTTTGTGCCGCCTGTGGCACTGATCATCCTGGCGGTGGTTTTGGGCATTGTGCTGGCTTTTGTAGGTTCATTTATTGTATACAGCCTGGGTGGCCGTTATACAATTGGTGGCGTATTATGGATGCTGCTTGTGTTGTTGCTGCTGAAATACTTTTATAAAAACTCCAATAAGGAAAAGTTCGAAAAATTCCATACAGATCTGAACCTCGCCTTAACCAGCTCCAGTCAGCCCGGTTCTATTTTCTGATCCGGTCTGCCAGCTTCTGAAACTGTTACAGGCCATGAATCAATGAGGAAGAGAAAGGATATAATCTTTTGCAGCATAGGGAGAGAGCACATTTAACCGCTGTGCGATAAGTGCATTCCACTGCTCCTGTTTTTGTTTGTTACGGCCATTGTTCGTTTCCGCATCATATTTTTTCTGAAATGCATTGAGCTCCTTAAACAGGCGGTTCACTTCGGTCGTGATCCGTTCTATTGCAGATCGTCCCAATGATTGCGTTCTTAAAAAACGCGATAACTCGCGGGCGTAGATCTCTGAGATATCAAAATGTTTCTGCTCGTGATTCAGCAGGTAGGCACGGTCTGCGGCACTGCCTTTCAGCACCTTTTCGACCATGTAGGAATGTGCAGGGTCCATCTGTGCATAAACGCGTATAAGACCTTTCCCCTTATTTACACCAGAGGTTATTGGGGTCACCGCATAAATGAATCCGGTGCGGGTCACCGCCATATTCCGCCCTAGATTATCGGGTGAAGGTTTTCCTGCTCTTACTATCCTGAAATCTGAAATACGCAATGGTCGTGCCTGCGACCACCGGATGGTGGTTGATTGTCCGGCAACCGACACTGCAAAGAGCAGTCCGGCAATCACCAGCAACAGTTTTATCCTGCTAAAATAAAAAATCACGCCGCGCCATATTCCAGCGTAGCCCGACAGAGAGCCACTTGGTAGTATTATCCGGCACTGTTGCGATCCGGTATTTACGATACATCCCAGCCACATCAAAGAACAGGTTCTGTATGATCTCATATGAAACAGTAAGTGAACCGATCATCCCCTTATTACTGATGCCGCTGCCGATATAATACCCTTCGTCACTTTCACGACCATCACGGTAGTTTCTGAAAAGATCTCCCCCATAGCTCGGTGAACCCCAGGCCGTATAATAACTGGTGGTATCCAACCCTTTATTATACATGATCAGCATGGCCTTCAGATAGAGGCGCGGCAGAGGCTGGTAGTTGGCAATCCCCACAAATTCCCTGAAATTCGCGCCCAGCGGATGTGCCAGGGGCTGATTATAATGTATGAAATTATTTTGTGCCCATTTATCCGTGTAGGTAAAAGGTCGTACGAAATTACCTTCCACCTGGAGATCCAGGTTCTTAACCGTAAAGGCATCTGCATATTTGGCGCCGATCTGATAACCGAATTTATTCACCCAGGGGCCGCCGGACTTCAACACCTTATTTACTACAAATTCATTGATCAGCCACTGCCCGTAAGCCTGAAAATATTTTGCAAAATTGGCCTTAAAATCAAGCCCGATGCTGGACTTGGCACTATTACCTGTATATGATGAATAGGCCCTGTTAAACATCGACGGATTCAGGTAGCCCACCTGCAGGCCCCCATTCTTTTTGCTGTTGTACATGGTACTTTCAAAGAAGCCCAGTTTCAGCCAGTTGGTGGGTTGCCAGGTAAGATAGTGGAACATCATATAGTTACGCGGACGGGTTGAATCCTTGCCGGAATAACTATTATCAAATGGAGCAATCGTTTGTGCCGCTACAGAGGTCAGCTGGAATTTGCCCGCCTGAACCCCTAATTTCAGGAAGGGATAAGGAGCACTGAAATCGCTGATAAAAGTGGTCCGGTACCCGTCTCCGATAAAAAATTTATCATGTGCGATCTGGAAATCGATGTATTTCCCTGCATGAAAGGTCACTCCTCCGCGTACATCCCAGTAATCAAAGCCATCGCCTTTAAATCTTTTATAATACCCCAGTCCCGGTACGCTGATATGTGCCCTGCTATAGTCCTGCACATACCGCGGATCGCGTTCCTGGTTCTCTGAAAAATACAGGTAATACCCTACACGCTGGTCGATCTGCCCGCGAAAGCGGACGCCCCGGGTGTTCACAAAGGTCTTGGTACCCGTAGCCTTTCCCAGTTCGAAATTAATTACAGGGTCAATGATCAGGCTGTACTGGTCGCGCTTATCAACGGCATAGAGATGGGCCGGATTCTTAAAAAATGCACCAAGTATAGGCTTGCGCTGAAAAGAATCGGCATAACGGGTCGTCCAGTCGGAATTATTCATCATCATACTCCGGATATTATACCGGTCGATACTGGTGAGCACCCCTTCCAGGGCACCCGCCTTATCCAGTGAATCAATCCGCTCCACGCGTTCCGTGGCACGTTTACGTCCATAAGGCTTCACGGTGGTAAACTGCAGCACAGAATCTCCTCTGAGCTTTATATCCAGCCGGTTGATCAGCCGGTTCTGCTTATCACTGAGCTCAATATTGTCCGTCTGCGCATAGCTATAAAAAGGCAGCAGGATCAAAGCAAGTTTTAGGATATTTCTGATTTGCATATAAGATAACGGTTTAATTAATTGTTTTCCGGTTTCAGCTGCGGCAAAGATAAGGCCATCAACAAGTTATTAGAACAGGATTCCGGCTAATTGATTAATTTCGAACGATTTTACGCATTTTATCAATATTGTTGCACTCAATAACAAAAATCATGCAAACATTCCTGATCAAGAACATAAGCATTGTAAATGAAGGCCGGACCCACACCGGAGATGTGCTGATCCGTGATGAGAAAATCGAAAAGATAGCCGGCAGCATTGATACCAAAGCGGCGGCAACAGAAATAAACGGTGAAGGACGTTACCTGCTCCCCGGGGTCATCGATGACCAGGTGCATTTCCGCGAGCCCGGACTGACCCATAAGGCTACGATCTATACCGAAAGCAAGGCCGCCGTGGCCGGTGGGGTGACCAGTTTTATGGAAATGCCCAATACGGTTCCGCCGGCATTTACGCTGGAACTGCTGGAAAACAAATACGAAACCGGCCGTACCTCCTCGCTGGCCAATTATTCCTTTTTTATGGGCACCAATAACCAGAATGCGGAAGATGCCCTGATGGCCAATAAATACAAAGACCGTATCTGCGGCATCAAAGCCTTTATGGGCTCCAGCACCGGGAACCTGCTGGTGGACAACCCCCTGGTACTGGAAAAACTATTTGGCGGAAGTGAAATGTTGATTGCGACCCACTGTGAGGATGAACGTATCATCAAAGCCAACCTGCAAAAAGCGATCGATTCCGGGA includes:
- a CDS encoding DUF922 domain-containing protein; translation: MIAGLLFAVSVAGQSTTIRWSQARPLRISDFRIVRAGKPSPDNLGRNMAVTRTGFIYAVTPITSGVNKGKGLIRVYAQMDPAHSYMVEKVLKGSAADRAYLLNHEQKHFDISEIYARELSRFLRTQSLGRSAIERITTEVNRLFKELNAFQKKYDAETNNGRNKQKQEQWNALIAQRLNVLSPYAAKDYILSLPH
- a CDS encoding pyridoxal-phosphate dependent enzyme, giving the protein MEIKNNILETIGNTPLIRLNRITKDLPCTVLAKVDYFNPGNSIKDRMALKMIEVAEAEGHLKPGGTIIEGTSGNTGMGLALGAIVKGYKCIFVTTDKQSKEKADVLKAMGAEVIVCPTNVEPDDPQSYYSVAARLAKETPNSYHMNQYDNLANRLAHYETTGPEIWRQTDGKITHLVCTAGTGGTITGTAQYLKEQNPEIQVWAVDAYGSLLTKYFNTGEADMNEVYPYFSEGFGEDFVPKNYDMRVIDAFTQVTDRDGAIIARKLAKEEGLFCGYSAGSCVSGLMQLKDRLNKDDLVVCIFHDHGSRYVAKIYNDQWMMERGFLDVKSFKDIISGRPAGNRLITAEAAQTVSEAVELMRRYDIESIPVFKDGDMIGSISESGLFQKLFSNTELKQEKIEQVLEPAFPVVDFNTPIEKLKSLLNKDNGAVMSKDEAGNYHIITKYDVLQALGS
- the murQ gene encoding N-acetylmuramic acid 6-phosphate etherase, whose product is MAGEKITEQASKYDHLEKMSVLELLTSMNKEDQEVPLAVQKVIPNIEKLIEAIVENMVDGGRLFYIGAGTSGRLGILDASEIPPTYGLPMGVVIGIIAGGSRAITTPVENAEDDEAQGWKDLEAYEINEKDVVVGVAASGSTPYVIGALRECQQRGIITGSISSNPNAPVSAVADYPIEVIVGPEFVTGSTRMKSGTAQKLVLNMISTTVMIQLGRVEGNRMVNMQLTNEKLVDRGTKMVMEKTGLKDYEQAKQLLLENKSVKNAVEAYNQAR
- a CDS encoding N-acetylglucosamine kinase, which codes for MSRVQLIADAGSTKAEWCLLNNGKTKTVLTGGVSPYFLNGDQIVELLNKELLPKLKNVAVEEVFYYGTGCLNPDNRKLVQKSLRRLFPDAKVQVWHDVEGAARGLCGRSRGIACILGTGSSTCYYDGRKIQKNSPGLGYVLGDEGSGAYLGRKVIQYFLYNTFDEDLRARFDAAYVTNATEILERVYKQPLPNRYLAGFAKFLAENRGHYMVENIIEDGLNDFFFTHLCKFQEAWKHPISFVGSVAFGFKDVLKELCNSYSFELGKVLQKPMKGLIEYHS
- a CDS encoding S41 family peptidase, whose translation is MKKKFEVWLPLLFSLVMIVGMFIGYKLRGAQPNGGFATSRRSTSLEEALEIIRQKYVDSVRIDTLEANAIREMMNELDPHSVYLPPVDLKEANEELSGKFEGIGVEYNQIRDTVNITFVLKDGPSEKAGLKIGDQIIKVNDSTIAGRKVTSTTVRNLIRGEKGTSVNLQIRRDQQLLTIPVTRNNIPTPTLVASYMINNKAGYIKLDRFGSTTYREFMEAMERLKKQGLTELVLDLRSNGGGYMDQAIDIADEFLDGDKLVVYTEGTNSPKKEYRCKRPGIFETGKLTVLVDELSASASEILSGALQDWDRATIVGRRTFGKGLVQEIFPLSDGSALKLTVSRYYTPLGRSIQRPYNKGKKVYMDDIWERYANGQAYFADSNKVNNGKQYKTPAGRFLYGGGGIMPDIFVGLDTSRTSKEINKLFFNGTFTDFVFHYYLENQQLMDPYSSPISFSEGFDPEKAMWQQFVSRAQKDTINLTYIPEAEKARVANRMEAYLARFKWRDSGYYQVLNLRDSVVLKAVDFLKTK
- the rpsT gene encoding 30S ribosomal protein S20, which gives rise to MANHKATKKHARQALKRRDRNKYYGKTTRNAIKNLRAAEGSDAKGQLPSVESMIDKLAKRGVIHRNKAANLKSKLAKKINAAVAA